The proteins below are encoded in one region of Xylanibacillus composti:
- a CDS encoding class I SAM-dependent methyltransferase yields MNSKERFSNRVEVYVKYRPSYPKEALDYLYETVGLQNGGKVADIGAGTGIFTELLLERGSQVTAVEPNREMREAAASKLGHYPNLSLVPGSAEETGLPEQSVDVIVCAQAFHWFDRPAAQAEFRRILKPGGKAVLIWNTRLAHGTPFREAYSRLLETHGTDYSKVRHKNIAPADLALFFKPGGMTEARFPNGQTVDVEALRGRVISSSYMPLPGDAGYEPMMKDLQRMFDQHQQDGYVHVDYETEVFWGEV; encoded by the coding sequence ATGAACAGCAAGGAGCGTTTTTCCAACCGGGTTGAGGTGTATGTGAAATACCGGCCCAGTTATCCGAAGGAAGCGCTGGATTACTTGTATGAAACTGTGGGGCTTCAGAACGGCGGCAAGGTGGCTGACATTGGGGCGGGAACCGGCATTTTCACCGAGCTGCTGCTGGAGCGGGGCAGCCAGGTGACGGCTGTTGAGCCAAATCGCGAAATGCGGGAAGCGGCCGCCAGCAAGCTTGGTCATTATCCGAATCTTAGCCTGGTGCCGGGTTCAGCTGAGGAGACGGGACTTCCGGAACAATCGGTAGATGTCATCGTGTGTGCGCAAGCTTTTCACTGGTTCGACCGGCCAGCGGCACAGGCCGAGTTCAGGCGCATCTTGAAGCCGGGCGGGAAAGCCGTCTTGATCTGGAACACTCGGCTTGCGCACGGCACGCCTTTCCGGGAAGCATACAGCAGGCTGCTTGAAACGCACGGCACGGATTACAGCAAGGTGCGTCACAAAAACATTGCACCGGCGGATTTGGCGCTATTTTTCAAACCCGGGGGCATGACGGAAGCGCGTTTTCCCAACGGACAAACCGTGGATGTTGAAGCGCTGCGTGGAAGGGTGATTTCCTCGTCGTATATGCCTCTGCCGGGGGATGCCGGGTATGAACCGATGATGAAAGATTTGCAGCGAATGTTTGACCAGCATCAGCAAGACGGATACGTGCACGTTGATTACGAGACCGAGGTTTTCTGGGGAGAAGTGTAG
- a CDS encoding phosphotransferase family protein: protein MKKGKLIGKGRTAEVYAWGEQRALKLYYPGYAADAIRREAEIGQIVREAGVAAPRVYELMEESGRRGLIYERIPGSALAAMMRAHPRGLFKHAREMARLHHRIHSCSSTKLPRQKDKLEQSIREGEGLLKENTATICSYLHALPEGRQICHGDLHPDNILVTADDYVAVDWSNATIGDPLCDVARTSLIFLSPANLRDISAIKAFLERQIRRWLNRAYIREYCRLAKVSRERVDVWILPVAAARLQEQVPGERKWLLRLIQRRMKSMAAARAE from the coding sequence ATGAAAAAAGGGAAGCTGATTGGCAAAGGCAGGACCGCCGAGGTGTATGCTTGGGGGGAACAGCGCGCCTTGAAGCTGTACTATCCGGGGTACGCTGCGGATGCGATTCGAAGAGAAGCTGAAATCGGCCAGATCGTTCGCGAAGCGGGAGTGGCGGCTCCGAGGGTTTACGAGTTGATGGAGGAGAGCGGTCGGAGGGGCCTGATTTACGAGCGAATCCCGGGTTCCGCTTTGGCTGCGATGATGCGGGCTCATCCGAGGGGTCTGTTCAAGCATGCAAGGGAAATGGCCCGGCTGCATCATCGCATACATAGCTGCTCCTCCACGAAGCTTCCCCGCCAGAAGGACAAGCTCGAGCAGTCGATCCGGGAGGGCGAGGGGCTGTTGAAGGAGAACACGGCGACCATATGCAGCTATCTGCACGCCTTGCCGGAAGGCCGTCAGATTTGCCATGGCGACTTGCATCCTGACAATATTCTTGTGACGGCTGACGACTATGTGGCCGTAGACTGGTCCAATGCGACCATCGGGGATCCGTTGTGTGATGTGGCCAGAACTTCCTTGATCTTCCTCTCGCCTGCGAACTTGCGGGACATCTCGGCGATCAAGGCCTTCCTGGAACGGCAGATCAGGAGATGGTTGAATCGTGCTTATATCCGGGAATATTGCAGATTGGCGAAGGTCAGCCGCGAACGTGTGGACGTGTGGATCTTGCCCGTCGCGGCCGCCAGGTTGCAGGAGCAAGTTCCAGGCGAGCGAAAGTGGCTGCTGCGCCTGATTCAGCGGAGGATGAAGAGTATGGCGGCGGCTCGAGCAGAATAA
- a CDS encoding helix-turn-helix domain-containing protein, translating to MIFGEKLKNERKQRGWSQEELAEKLYVSRQSVSKWENGQNYPSIEIIIKVSDLLGVTIDELLRSDEELTKKVIEDSKQLAYPRLKFAFDVVFLIGIGLLAVKIGAVLLNKFTALEIPLYGGSFLWNFGPLILMVGAGIGSSIVKDKYKE from the coding sequence ATGATCTTTGGAGAGAAGCTGAAGAATGAGCGAAAGCAAAGAGGCTGGTCACAGGAAGAATTGGCAGAGAAGCTGTATGTCAGCCGACAGTCGGTTTCCAAGTGGGAGAACGGCCAGAATTACCCGAGCATTGAGATTATTATCAAAGTCAGCGATCTCTTGGGTGTAACCATTGATGAACTGCTAAGGAGCGATGAGGAATTGACGAAAAAGGTAATCGAGGACAGCAAGCAGTTGGCGTATCCGAGACTGAAGTTTGCATTCGATGTCGTATTTCTGATTGGAATCGGTCTGTTGGCGGTCAAAATAGGCGCTGTCCTTCTGAACAAATTTACGGCTTTGGAGATACCTTTGTACGGGGGATCATTCCTCTGGAACTTCGGTCCCCTCATTCTGATGGTCGGCGCGGGAATTGGCTCCAGCATCGTGAAGGATAAGTATAAGGAATAG
- a CDS encoding malate:quinone oxidoreductase: protein MRTDVILIGAGIMSATLGSLLKELVPDWEITVFERRANAGEESSNEWNNAGTGHSSLCELNYTTAKPDGSIDISKAVKVNEEFQVSKQFWSYLVDSKLIKNPHDFIMSVPHMSFVQGDEDVAFLKKRFDALSKNPLFQGMEYSDDPDKLKEWIPLMMQDRNVTKPIAATRIESGTDVNFGALTRMLFAHLQKQHVNIHYNQQVDDIKRAGDGSWELKVRDVKTGTVERHTAKFVFIGGGGGSLHLLQKSGIPEGRGIGGFPVSGLFMVCQNPDIVAKHRAKVYGKAPVGAPPMSVPHLDTRYIDGKESLLFGPFAGFSPKFLKYGSLMDLFTSVKPHNLVTMLAAGAKNVPLTTYLIKQVMLSKEQRMDALRDFIPNAKSEDWDLLVAGQRVQVIKDTAAGRGTLQFGTEVISAADGSIAALLGASPGASTAVSVMLEVINKCFPQHLQEWEPKIKEMIPSYGESLKNNPKLIQDIHASTARTLGLENLQQEKVLQEA from the coding sequence ATGAGAACAGACGTTATCTTAATTGGTGCCGGGATCATGAGTGCGACCCTAGGGTCACTGCTGAAAGAATTAGTACCGGACTGGGAGATTACTGTGTTTGAGAGGCGCGCGAACGCAGGGGAGGAAAGCTCCAACGAATGGAACAATGCGGGTACAGGGCATTCTTCCTTGTGCGAGCTGAACTACACTACCGCAAAGCCGGACGGTTCCATTGACATAAGCAAAGCCGTCAAAGTCAATGAAGAGTTTCAAGTATCCAAGCAGTTCTGGTCTTATCTTGTTGACAGCAAGCTGATCAAAAACCCGCATGATTTTATCATGTCTGTGCCGCATATGAGCTTCGTGCAGGGGGATGAGGATGTAGCGTTTCTTAAGAAGAGATTCGATGCGCTTTCGAAGAATCCCTTGTTTCAAGGAATGGAATACTCCGACGATCCGGACAAGCTGAAGGAATGGATTCCGTTGATGATGCAGGATCGGAACGTGACGAAGCCGATAGCGGCCACAAGGATCGAATCCGGTACGGACGTTAACTTCGGCGCGTTAACCCGAATGTTGTTCGCTCACTTGCAGAAGCAGCATGTTAATATCCACTATAATCAACAAGTCGATGATATCAAGCGTGCTGGCGACGGCTCGTGGGAGCTGAAGGTGCGTGACGTCAAGACCGGCACCGTTGAGCGACATACGGCCAAATTCGTATTTATCGGCGGCGGCGGCGGCAGCCTGCACCTGCTGCAGAAATCCGGCATTCCGGAGGGCAGAGGCATTGGGGGATTCCCGGTTAGCGGTCTGTTTATGGTATGCCAAAATCCGGATATCGTTGCCAAGCATCGGGCCAAGGTCTACGGCAAAGCGCCGGTTGGCGCGCCGCCTATGTCCGTTCCGCATTTGGACACCCGCTACATCGACGGCAAGGAATCGCTGTTGTTCGGCCCATTCGCCGGCTTCTCGCCTAAGTTCTTGAAGTATGGTTCCCTCATGGACCTGTTTACATCCGTCAAGCCGCATAATCTGGTGACTATGCTGGCGGCAGGCGCGAAGAATGTGCCCTTGACCACGTATTTGATTAAGCAAGTCATGCTGTCCAAGGAACAGCGCATGGACGCTCTGCGGGACTTTATTCCGAACGCCAAGAGCGAGGATTGGGATCTGCTCGTAGCGGGCCAGCGTGTGCAAGTTATCAAGGACACAGCAGCCGGCCGAGGCACACTGCAGTTCGGTACAGAAGTGATCAGTGCGGCAGACGGTTCGATCGCCGCCTTGCTCGGCGCTTCGCCGGGGGCGTCCACGGCTGTTTCTGTCATGCTGGAAGTTATCAACAAATGCTTCCCGCAGCACCTGCAAGAATGGGAGCCTAAGATCAAAGAGATGATCCCTTCTTACGGTGAGTCCTTGAAGAACAATCCGAAGCTGATTCAAGACATTCATGCCTCGACAGCGCGAACGCTGGGCTTGGAGAATCTCCAGCAGGAAAAAGTATTGCAGGAAGCATAA
- a CDS encoding MFS transporter: MQLATIFIGFVLFGFSENIKGPAIPRIQFEFMLEESQLGTLLSLNALGYLIACSFTAYLTRVWGLQKVTIAAFAAMIASGVLIFYSHSFSVFTGSYFLMYIGNGMLEIALAILGARIFVKNAGMMMNLVHGFYGLSSVVAPLAATGLMNVTVNGYALDWRGMYLAMLSLSIVPILFALFSKFPGDATKQEERVPLKLLVRDPVLWLMVLILTFGVVSELAVGGWLVNFLEKAYGWDTVRASGLLSGFFVCFAAARLLLGAATDKWGFAISLIGFSAFSAICTFGAILGGESYAFLFAASGIGIAMVYPTVMAFLAKRYPNGSDVAITFTVTLMGIGSVIGNYLIGWIIEGVKNVYKADAQIALLRGLQAGYGFIGLCAALCAITGILLFLYLRKRGEVI; encoded by the coding sequence ATGCAGCTGGCGACGATATTTATTGGTTTTGTCCTGTTCGGATTCTCGGAAAACATCAAGGGCCCGGCTATCCCGCGTATACAATTTGAGTTCATGCTGGAGGAATCGCAGCTGGGCACCTTGCTGTCGCTTAATGCGCTGGGTTATTTGATTGCCTGCTCCTTCACAGCCTACCTGACGCGAGTATGGGGGCTTCAGAAGGTCACGATCGCAGCCTTCGCAGCGATGATCGCCTCCGGTGTGCTGATCTTCTATTCTCACAGCTTCTCCGTGTTTACGGGCTCTTACTTTCTTATGTATATTGGCAACGGAATGCTGGAGATCGCCCTGGCGATTCTTGGCGCGCGCATTTTCGTGAAGAATGCCGGTATGATGATGAATCTGGTGCATGGTTTCTATGGACTGAGTTCAGTTGTGGCCCCGTTAGCCGCAACAGGGTTGATGAACGTGACAGTGAACGGGTATGCGTTGGATTGGCGCGGCATGTATTTGGCCATGCTGTCGTTGTCTATTGTGCCCATCCTGTTTGCCCTGTTCAGCAAGTTTCCGGGCGATGCGACGAAGCAGGAGGAGCGGGTTCCGCTCAAATTACTAGTGCGCGACCCCGTGCTGTGGCTGATGGTGCTGATTCTCACATTTGGCGTGGTCTCTGAGCTGGCCGTGGGCGGATGGCTCGTCAACTTTCTGGAGAAGGCCTACGGCTGGGATACTGTCCGGGCTTCCGGGTTGTTGTCCGGATTTTTCGTCTGCTTTGCGGCGGCAAGGCTATTACTCGGAGCAGCGACGGATAAATGGGGCTTTGCCATATCGCTGATCGGTTTTTCTGCATTCTCAGCCATTTGCACATTTGGCGCGATTCTCGGTGGGGAAAGCTATGCATTCCTGTTTGCGGCTTCAGGCATAGGTATCGCTATGGTGTATCCCACGGTTATGGCTTTTCTGGCGAAGCGGTATCCGAACGGCAGCGATGTGGCCATTACGTTCACCGTTACGCTTATGGGCATCGGCAGTGTGATCGGCAATTACCTGATTGGCTGGATTATCGAGGGCGTGAAGAACGTCTACAAGGCCGACGCGCAGATAGCCTTGCTTCGCGGTCTGCAGGCGGGTTACGGATTTATCGGTTTATGCGCGGCGCTATGCGCCATAACCGGCATTCTGCTATTCCTGTACTTGCGGAAGCGGGGAGAAGTGATCTAG
- a CDS encoding TetR/AcrR family transcriptional regulator, with protein sequence MPASEKQIQNMKQKRATILEQALRLFSEYGYYDTTIQKVAKASKVSFGSVFTYFENKEALFHAVVAEPLQEREAEILDFQTDPEHPMEEIERMVRDHLYQFAKMGIYLRLIQQIIGQPSTFAKEYSLLRQFHKNLVQRLALLIQKGQEKGQLRASDAEKTAITYTSFLIGLRLNITNEPDHPVWEQFAPCAVQIFGPIR encoded by the coding sequence ATGCCGGCATCCGAGAAACAAATACAGAACATGAAACAGAAGCGGGCCACAATCCTGGAGCAAGCGCTTCGTCTGTTTTCCGAATATGGCTATTACGATACGACGATTCAGAAGGTGGCGAAAGCGTCCAAGGTCAGCTTCGGCAGCGTCTTCACTTATTTCGAGAATAAGGAAGCGCTCTTTCATGCTGTAGTGGCAGAACCTCTCCAGGAACGAGAGGCGGAAATCTTGGATTTCCAGACAGATCCGGAACATCCGATGGAGGAAATAGAGCGGATGGTTCGCGATCACCTCTATCAGTTCGCCAAGATGGGCATATATTTGCGCTTGATTCAACAGATTATCGGGCAGCCCTCTACATTTGCGAAGGAGTACAGCTTATTGAGGCAGTTTCATAAGAATCTGGTGCAAAGACTTGCGCTGCTGATCCAGAAGGGGCAGGAAAAGGGCCAGTTAAGGGCTTCCGACGCAGAGAAGACAGCCATTACCTATACCAGCTTTCTGATCGGCTTGCGCCTGAATATTACCAATGAACCCGATCACCCGGTCTGGGAGCAGTTTGCGCCGTGCGCAGTTCAAATCTTTGGTCCGATTCGCTAG
- a CDS encoding diguanylate cyclase domain-containing protein, whose translation MDTNSKRRTIGLIIDDVAGWGFGDYIQSNVIAGAAAMARKHDANVLCFAAGNLDSHNEWVRGRNILFEFIDADKVDGLIALTTSIGLRVSRQRVLEKLAQYKGIPIVTIGDTFEEHYSVSIPNYQGMCEALEHIILHHDRRKIAFIKGAPGSKEAEDRFRAYRDTLAKYNIPYDERLVFQGNFLFESGASAILALHEQQITYDAVVAANDSMAIGALTEIHKIDGKLPEHLSIVGFDDIEPSEMLSLTTVKQSFYTEAETAVDMLIRVLKGEDVRKNQETHTHLVVRSSCGCIPRIIAETTLDVDSIAIGAKLSIDQLKDSFMAHMDHMAEATPGAINPDVYRAIRCDLEHLPDALVQELFFEKDKMFFYAWRSIIFHAIQHKIDLSFMHNALSFMRVLTLHTVTETADGSAKAENLFQMARVQISEAVQRTSFSLSYMSSLLSNQLEQLGEQLGTHLDMSGLQDVIVNEFPKHGIHEGYICLYENPDKPLDRARLMLAYRNGERMDADANEVCFPTAQLLPLQLRARLEDYRHQFIVQTLHLSDHHIGYVLFSFDTAVNKAHDLLRYRLSNVLRVSRLLHDVQKHSLELESQVIARTKELSLLNEELHKQSIRDDLTGLLNRRGFMRRGQEAFEEAACQHARLLLVFADLDNLKKINDNFGHSEGDLAIQMTAEVLKKAFGPDDIISRLAGDEFTVIVEGPTSLAGKTIRRNIEEETARMNQKHGKPFKLSISIGFAEYHPDHPCTFDKLMRLADEALYREKKGKKKAT comes from the coding sequence TTGGATACGAACAGCAAGCGTCGAACCATTGGATTGATTATTGATGATGTGGCAGGATGGGGATTTGGCGACTATATCCAATCGAACGTTATCGCTGGCGCTGCAGCCATGGCTCGCAAGCACGATGCGAATGTGCTTTGCTTCGCGGCCGGCAATCTTGATTCGCACAATGAATGGGTGCGCGGACGGAATATCCTTTTTGAGTTCATCGATGCAGACAAGGTGGACGGATTGATAGCGCTCACAACCTCCATTGGCCTGAGAGTTTCCAGGCAGAGAGTGTTGGAGAAATTAGCCCAATATAAGGGCATCCCTATCGTGACAATTGGCGATACTTTTGAAGAACATTATTCCGTGTCGATTCCTAACTATCAAGGTATGTGCGAAGCGTTAGAGCACATCATTCTGCACCATGACCGCAGGAAAATCGCCTTTATTAAGGGGGCTCCGGGAAGCAAAGAGGCGGAGGATCGATTCCGCGCCTACCGGGATACGCTGGCCAAATACAACATTCCTTATGACGAACGGCTCGTATTTCAAGGAAACTTCCTGTTCGAATCGGGGGCCAGTGCCATTCTTGCCCTCCACGAACAGCAGATCACGTATGACGCGGTAGTCGCAGCTAACGACAGCATGGCGATTGGCGCGCTGACAGAGATTCACAAGATTGACGGGAAGCTGCCGGAGCATCTTTCCATCGTTGGCTTTGACGACATTGAGCCCAGTGAGATGCTGTCCCTTACGACGGTGAAGCAGTCCTTCTATACCGAGGCAGAGACCGCCGTAGATATGCTGATCCGCGTGCTTAAAGGCGAAGATGTTCGCAAAAACCAGGAAACCCATACGCACCTGGTCGTACGTTCCTCATGCGGATGCATCCCGCGCATTATTGCCGAAACGACTCTGGATGTCGATTCCATAGCCATAGGCGCGAAGCTGTCCATTGACCAATTGAAAGATTCGTTCATGGCGCACATGGATCATATGGCCGAAGCTACTCCCGGCGCAATCAACCCCGATGTATATCGGGCCATTCGCTGCGATCTCGAGCACCTGCCGGATGCGCTTGTGCAAGAGCTCTTTTTCGAAAAAGACAAAATGTTCTTTTACGCTTGGAGAAGCATTATCTTTCATGCTATTCAGCATAAGATCGACTTGAGCTTTATGCATAATGCCCTATCTTTTATGCGTGTACTGACCCTTCACACCGTAACGGAAACAGCCGATGGTTCTGCCAAAGCGGAAAATCTGTTTCAGATGGCGCGCGTCCAAATTAGTGAAGCCGTTCAACGCACGAGCTTTTCGCTTTCCTATATGTCATCGTTGTTATCGAACCAGTTGGAACAGCTGGGCGAGCAGTTGGGCACTCACCTGGATATGTCCGGCTTGCAGGATGTCATCGTGAATGAGTTTCCGAAGCACGGCATCCATGAGGGGTATATTTGCCTCTATGAAAACCCGGATAAACCTTTGGACCGGGCACGATTGATGCTTGCCTATCGCAATGGCGAACGCATGGATGCGGATGCGAATGAGGTTTGTTTTCCAACTGCCCAGCTTCTGCCTCTGCAATTGCGAGCGAGGCTGGAGGACTATCGCCATCAGTTCATTGTCCAAACCTTGCATCTTAGCGATCACCATATTGGTTATGTGCTCTTCTCGTTCGATACAGCGGTCAATAAGGCGCATGACCTGCTTCGCTATCGGCTGAGCAATGTGCTTCGGGTAAGCAGGCTCCTCCATGATGTGCAGAAGCACTCGCTCGAGCTGGAAAGTCAGGTCATTGCCCGAACCAAGGAACTGTCCTTATTGAACGAAGAACTGCACAAGCAATCGATTCGCGACGATCTGACCGGTCTGCTGAACCGCCGCGGCTTTATGCGGCGCGGCCAGGAGGCGTTCGAGGAGGCTGCCTGCCAGCATGCGAGACTTCTCCTCGTCTTCGCGGATCTGGACAATCTGAAGAAGATTAATGATAATTTCGGTCATTCCGAGGGCGATCTGGCCATTCAAATGACGGCCGAGGTGTTGAAAAAAGCGTTCGGTCCGGACGACATTATCTCACGGCTGGCGGGAGATGAATTTACCGTGATCGTCGAAGGGCCGACCTCCCTTGCAGGGAAGACGATTAGACGTAACATCGAAGAAGAAACTGCCCGTATGAATCAGAAGCACGGCAAGCCGTTCAAGCTATCGATCAGCATCGGATTTGCCGAGTATCATCCAGATCATCCATGCACCTTTGACAAGCTGATGCGGCTGGCCGATGAAGCCTTGTACCGCGAGAAGAAAGGGAAGAAAAAAGCCACCTAA
- a CDS encoding DUF2306 domain-containing protein, with protein sequence MKKNMGIVLLIVSFMWVMHTLSKNFMVDPAFQDFLAKKDAALTNESLWVLMIRFHIIFAIISLITGPLGVIKKLRIKSVPFHRWNGRVYVLSILLNVIPGVYVSFFATGGWLSTIGFLVLSTLWFGTTILGYIHIRRKNVLKHSSWMSRSFFLTFANMFIYILVAISHNALQLSYATSYTIAVWLCWVISWCMAEIMIRKKVFI encoded by the coding sequence ATGAAAAAGAACATGGGAATCGTTCTTCTAATCGTGTCATTCATGTGGGTCATGCATACATTATCCAAAAACTTCATGGTTGATCCCGCTTTTCAGGATTTTCTTGCGAAAAAAGATGCGGCCCTAACCAACGAGTCGTTGTGGGTGCTTATGATCAGATTCCACATCATTTTTGCGATTATCTCCCTAATCACTGGACCCTTGGGTGTGATTAAGAAATTGCGAATAAAATCTGTTCCATTTCATCGTTGGAATGGTCGAGTCTATGTGCTGTCTATTTTGTTGAATGTTATCCCTGGTGTTTACGTTTCTTTTTTTGCAACTGGAGGATGGTTGAGCACCATTGGATTTCTCGTTTTAAGTACACTTTGGTTTGGTACAACCATTCTAGGCTATATCCATATTAGAAGAAAAAACGTGCTCAAGCATAGTTCTTGGATGTCAAGAAGCTTCTTTCTTACCTTTGCCAATATGTTCATCTACATCCTTGTGGCCATTTCACACAATGCCTTGCAATTATCGTATGCTACTTCTTACACGATAGCTGTATGGTTATGCTGGGTGATCAGTTGGTGCATGGCAGAAATCATGATACGAAAAAAAGTATTTATATAA
- a CDS encoding ABC transporter ATP-binding protein has product MEVLTAFDVCKAYGNRMVLDHMAFDLKKGEIHAILGRNGAGKTTFIKILSALLAKDSGAVRIGGYDIDRDPVRIRRLIGYVGQDTERSAYARLTARENLLFFGRLRGMKEDQIRTRITNMSTDLGFQDKLDTPFMHLSGGQKQTMVIMRALLHEPMIVYLDEPTKGLDPLVSAQVRNCLKDYARNKGKSILLTSHILSEVEDLSDRVSLMRHGARIQSGTVLELRKQAKASEFIDMPKSDLPAATQDRLSQLPQVAFVTEREDGAVLSYGVYQVWEGMEAILQVLREDDVRATFRHRSLALEDLFVMLLGEKEEDSLERARA; this is encoded by the coding sequence ATGGAAGTGTTGACAGCTTTCGACGTGTGCAAAGCATACGGGAATCGAATGGTCCTGGACCATATGGCATTCGATCTGAAAAAGGGAGAGATTCATGCGATTCTGGGCAGGAACGGGGCGGGCAAAACTACCTTTATCAAAATTTTGTCCGCGCTCCTTGCGAAGGATTCCGGCGCTGTTCGCATAGGCGGGTACGATATCGACCGCGATCCGGTCAGGATACGCCGCTTGATCGGCTATGTCGGACAGGATACGGAGAGATCGGCTTACGCCCGGCTGACAGCCAGGGAGAACTTGCTATTCTTCGGAAGATTGCGGGGGATGAAGGAAGATCAGATCCGGACTCGCATCACTAATATGAGTACAGATTTGGGCTTTCAAGACAAGCTGGATACGCCATTCATGCACTTGTCCGGCGGACAAAAGCAAACAATGGTGATCATGCGGGCGCTGCTTCATGAACCGATGATTGTCTATCTGGATGAACCGACGAAGGGGCTGGACCCCCTCGTATCGGCGCAAGTGCGGAATTGCCTGAAGGATTATGCGAGGAACAAAGGGAAGTCGATTCTGCTCACGTCCCATATTTTATCCGAGGTGGAGGATTTGAGCGACCGGGTATCCCTCATGCGCCACGGTGCGCGCATCCAGAGCGGCACCGTTCTTGAATTGCGCAAGCAGGCAAAGGCAAGCGAATTCATCGATATGCCCAAGAGCGATTTGCCAGCCGCCACGCAAGACAGGCTTTCGCAATTGCCGCAGGTTGCGTTCGTCACCGAGAGGGAGGACGGCGCCGTGCTTTCCTACGGCGTCTATCAGGTATGGGAAGGCATGGAAGCGATTCTGCAGGTTTTGAGAGAGGACGATGTCCGTGCGACGTTCCGGCACAGGTCACTGGCGCTGGAGGATTTGTTCGTGATGCTGTTGGGGGAGAAGGAGGAGGATTCACTTGAACGTGCGCGTGCATAA
- a CDS encoding ABC transporter permease, with protein MRVHKPDAAPLFLGAVRAAAMKELQIAARYLPNSIGYLVQMAIRILFFLVLSDNIALQGEQSLAGDRLFIFFISAMLIWIFSGVALQAPLSAVTNDLYNGTLEYLYSNPISRYAYFLGTVLGGVALNLIFFLPLYVMLIMYAGLGVMESFIILAVCVLVLASLVALGVMIALLGILFRQAQALAGVLAMLLEFVAGAYFPVSHLPPLVQTLAYMLPFTWAYDLVRYYSLQTEWSPLLPIGVEWGILGAYALLFTLLSVFLLHKVERVAKKKGFHLL; from the coding sequence GTGCGCGTGCATAAGCCTGACGCGGCTCCGCTGTTTCTTGGTGCAGTCAGGGCGGCGGCGATGAAGGAATTGCAGATTGCCGCAAGGTATTTGCCCAACTCGATTGGCTATTTGGTGCAGATGGCTATCCGGATATTATTCTTTTTGGTTTTATCCGACAACATTGCCCTCCAGGGCGAGCAGTCTTTGGCCGGCGACCGATTATTCATTTTTTTCATTAGTGCCATGCTGATCTGGATCTTTAGCGGAGTTGCCTTGCAGGCTCCCTTGTCGGCCGTCACGAATGATTTGTACAACGGGACACTGGAGTACTTGTACAGCAACCCGATTTCGCGATACGCTTATTTCCTCGGCACTGTCTTGGGCGGCGTGGCGCTGAACCTGATCTTTTTTCTCCCGTTATATGTGATGTTGATTATGTATGCCGGGCTTGGTGTTATGGAATCCTTCATCATATTAGCGGTCTGTGTATTGGTGTTAGCTTCTCTCGTCGCGCTTGGCGTGATGATCGCACTGCTGGGCATTTTGTTCAGACAAGCGCAAGCGCTTGCAGGGGTTTTGGCCATGCTGCTTGAATTTGTAGCAGGCGCTTATTTTCCGGTGAGTCATCTTCCGCCTCTGGTGCAGACCCTGGCTTATATGCTTCCATTCACCTGGGCATACGATCTGGTCCGTTACTACAGCCTTCAGACCGAGTGGAGCCCCTTGCTGCCGATTGGGGTAGAGTGGGGGATTCTAGGCGCCTACGCGCTGTTATTCACTCTGCTGTCTGTTTTCCTCTTGCATAAGGTAGAGCGCGTAGCCAAGAAGAAGGGTTTCCATCTGTTGTGA